GACCGCTTGCCACAGATCGCCATGGGTTTCGGCGAGCGCCTGTCCCAGGATCCAGCTCCCAGCCTCGATGCTGGCGCAGCTGCTATCGCGCAGCGCGGCATACGCCTGCTGCGGGGTTGTGCGCCATCGCGTGGCGATCCGCCCGACCCAGGTCGAGTTGACCTGCATCGGCCCGAGATCGACGGTGCCGTTGCGGTTGTCGCTGACGGTGCCGGGATGGCCACCCTCGACGTACAAGAGGACCAGCAACACGGCAGGCGAGACGCGCGCGTTCGCGGCGGCGGCCGTGAGACACGCTTGGATGCGACGGCCTTGTGCAAGGGTTTCGGCGTTGCCCCCGTCATCGGCCCGTGCCGGGGCCATGCTGCCCAAGGCCAGGGCGAGCAGAGCGGTCGTGGCGACATGGGTCCGATTGATCATTCGGCCCCCTGCATGATGCCGGGGGCGGAGCCATGGTTCGAGTGACCGTTGACCCAGATCTCGATCAGGTCATTGAGCACCATCTCGTCCTGCCCGGATCCAAGGGCCTCGAGGACGTCGATGACGCAGAGCATGATGACAGAGTAGGTCGCGCCCCGAATGCCCTGCAGCGTGTAGCCCACGGTCGTGCCCGGGGTTTCGCGAATATCGAGATCGAAGCCGGTGCCGGTGATATCGACCCAGACGGCTTCGGCGGCTAACAGCACGACCGGCAGATACGCCTCCGCGAGACAAGCTTCCTCCCACGGAATTTTCGTATCACGCCCGCCGGCCGGATCGTTGATCGTGAGCGGCTTCTTGATCTCGCGCAGAAGCGTCAGCGTGGCTTTGCTGATCTCGGCGATCGGCACGGTATGATCAGGACTCATGAGAACCTCCGACGCTTCCAGGTGGGCACGGCGGTGCGCGTTTGACCGATCAGAAGGCGACGGCACCAGCGAAAGGCGGCGGGCAACGTCAACCCGAAGAAAGAGATCAGGCCGAACACGGCGGTCGCGAGCAGGCTGAACAGGAGCGTTTTGAGGCTCCAATCGACCACCGCCAGCAGGATCGGCAGGCAACTGCGGGCGTCGAGGACCAAAATACGAACGGGTAAGGCTGTGGCGCGCCACATCAGTCATCCCTCCTTTTCTCGGCCAGAGCCGTTTGTTCGGTAATCAGATCTTGCTCGAGCAGCTTGTCGATCGCGCGCGGGTAGGTCTGTCCTTCGGTTTTCAGCACGTCGGTCACGAACTCCGGCCACGTCTCCGGATCGCTCCGCATCAGTTTGAAGCGCAGATCTTTATGAAAGGTCAGGAACTCGCGGATGGCGACACGGCCCCCGCCTTTGCGCGGCACGAGGCGCTGGTTGAGGCAAAAGCGCATCGACTGCGCCAGAGCCGACACCAAATTGTCGCGTTCCTCGCGCGCACACAGCGATACGGCGCGCTGGATCATCAGCGGCACGTTGTCGGCGTGAATGGTCGTACTCAGGATGCCGCCGATGATGGCGCTGTTGATGGCGGCGTCCATGGTCTCGCTGTCACGGCACTCGCCCACGATCAACTCGGTCATCTCCCGGCGTGTCGCCCCTCGCACGAACTTTCCGAACGTCATATTAGGGGGACGCATTTCGGTCTGGTTGATTTTCGAGCCGGTCGGTGAACGAATGTAGTCCATCATGAACTCGACCGGCGCTTCGCCCGACGCGATGTCGACGCTTGCGTCCGGTCGCATCACCTTTTCTTCCGCAAGGGCGAAAATTAGGGACGACTTTCCCGAGCCCGTCGCCCCGCCGATGAATTTCATGCCCGAACGAACATCGTTACTGGCGAGCACTTCGGGCTCGACCGTTTGCGAGGCCAAGCTGGGCGGACGGGAAGGGATGGGGCGCATGACGATGTTGACGCCTTGGCCGCGCAGCACCTCCACCGGCGTGAAGTTCACGCGAAACCGCAGGGTCTCGCGGCGACTGAGAGACACGGAATAGGCGCTGTCGAGATCATGATAGATCGCGAGCATCGACATGCCGTCCTGCGCATACATATGGCTGACGATCTCGGCGATCGCGAAATCATCCGTCGATCCACGGGTTGCGAACCGCGTGACGCCATGAACCTTGATCGTCACGGGATGGCCCGTTTTGAAGTCGATGCGCGACGCGCCGAGCCGATAGGCCCATTTCAGGAGATCGTCGAGGCCGGGCGCATGCTTGCGCCGCTCCACCACCCATGAAAATCCGGTGGCGCCTTCGTTTTCCCACGTCTCAAGTTCGGTCGGTAGCAGGGAGACGTTCATTGGCACTGCTCCGGGTAGGTCGGGCTGCTATAGCCATAGCCACGATCGCGTCGTAATCCCTGAAGGCCGGGCTGGCTGGTGATGCGAATAACCCGGTCGCCGACATGCAGGGTGTCGCCGCCGCCGACCGAAGCTTGCTGCTCGAACACGACGTGCGGCTGTTCGACGCGGCCGTTGTTGAGCAACACGCGATAACGCGCCATGCCGACGATATCGCGCTGCAAGCGTGCGAGATCGGAGAGGAAAATCTCGGTCGCCTGTTTCTCTCCGTCCGCCCATCCTTCGGCGACCCATTTGTTCCAGAACGCCACCTCCTTGCGATCCAACGGCAGAGAGGCGGCGACGGGATGGCGCGGTTTATTCCAGCTTCGCACCAGATAGGTGCGCCAGTTCGGCGCAGCGGAGGTCAGTTGAGCCTCCCGCGTGATCTCGAACACACACTGGGTTTCGCGCGCGACCTGACCGGTGTCGTTCAGGGCGAGCGCCATTTGCGCTTCGGTGACGATCGGTGGCTGCATCAGGGTCTGGCCGCCCCCGATCGGCAGCACCAGCGGACGAAAATCATAGGTGGCGTCGAGCATACCCTCGTAGCGGCGTAGCATTTCGTTGATGGCAAAG
This window of the Kozakia baliensis genome carries:
- a CDS encoding lytic transglycosylase domain-containing protein produces the protein MINRTHVATTALLALALGSMAPARADDGGNAETLAQGRRIQACLTAAAANARVSPAVLLVLLYVEGGHPGTVSDNRNGTVDLGPMQVNSTWVGRIATRWRTTPQQAYAALRDSSCASIEAGSWILGQALAETHGDLWQAVAFYHSHTPRYGEAYLRRFYQIATTMMARAKTERPS
- the icmT gene encoding IcmT/TraK family protein, encoding MWRATALPVRILVLDARSCLPILLAVVDWSLKTLLFSLLATAVFGLISFFGLTLPAAFRWCRRLLIGQTRTAVPTWKRRRFS
- a CDS encoding type IV pilus twitching motility protein PilT, with the protein product MNVSLLPTELETWENEGATGFSWVVERRKHAPGLDDLLKWAYRLGASRIDFKTGHPVTIKVHGVTRFATRGSTDDFAIAEIVSHMYAQDGMSMLAIYHDLDSAYSVSLSRRETLRFRVNFTPVEVLRGQGVNIVMRPIPSRPPSLASQTVEPEVLASNDVRSGMKFIGGATGSGKSSLIFALAEEKVMRPDASVDIASGEAPVEFMMDYIRSPTGSKINQTEMRPPNMTFGKFVRGATRREMTELIVGECRDSETMDAAINSAIIGGILSTTIHADNVPLMIQRAVSLCAREERDNLVSALAQSMRFCLNQRLVPRKGGGRVAIREFLTFHKDLRFKLMRSDPETWPEFVTDVLKTEGQTYPRAIDKLLEQDLITEQTALAEKRRDD
- a CDS encoding type IV secretory system conjugative DNA transfer family protein, with product MPSRSNTLPPAPSGTLVPIPQPPQPGADQIEAADPTLGNPIDKPITGAGQLDRIVGGEPPPSLEALQDMRPNDEATDGLKPGRREQLQEAAHIYGAQGGLAARAFAINEMLRRYEGMLDATYDFRPLVLPIGGGQTLMQPPIVTEAQMALALNDTGQVARETQCVFEITREAQLTSAAPNWRTYLVRSWNKPRHPVAASLPLDRKEVAFWNKWVAEGWADGEKQATEIFLSDLARLQRDIVGMARYRVLLNNGRVEQPHVVFEQQASVGGGDTLHVGDRVIRITSQPGLQGLRRDRGYGYSSPTYPEQCQ